A single region of the Bacteroidota bacterium genome encodes:
- a CDS encoding tetratricopeptide repeat protein: MGDPTLLRKALALERDGHFGEALCLFQQCADDPAFDAGDMMFHRGWCAENLGDTANAIAHYNRAAELTRIPECKLNSFFRTGWLFMHVREVSKAADCFRYAIDYGDLVDLRNDAYFHGMYWFAHALELSERFLEALKWYRRVQSLSPQLDPESRLRQIFCLVHVGNYQDALNICRTFDIPSPEGFDVLRYEALQAEARKEYRLLEVSLVPPASFRKAPPHVG, from the coding sequence ATGGGAGACCCAACACTCTTACGAAAAGCGCTTGCACTTGAGCGGGACGGACATTTTGGCGAGGCCCTCTGTCTTTTTCAACAATGCGCGGACGACCCGGCCTTCGATGCCGGAGATATGATGTTCCATCGTGGCTGGTGTGCAGAGAACCTGGGGGACACTGCCAATGCAATTGCTCACTACAACCGTGCCGCGGAGTTGACGCGCATCCCCGAATGCAAGTTGAACAGCTTCTTCCGGACAGGCTGGTTGTTCATGCACGTCCGCGAAGTGAGCAAGGCGGCGGATTGTTTTCGCTATGCAATCGATTACGGTGATCTTGTTGACCTCAGGAATGATGCCTATTTCCACGGGATGTATTGGTTTGCGCACGCTCTCGAATTGTCAGAACGTTTTCTCGAAGCGTTGAAATGGTACCGGCGTGTCCAGAGTCTTTCGCCGCAACTTGACCCTGAAAGCCGCTTGCGCCAGATTTTCTGTCTTGTGCATGTTGGGAATTATCAAGACGCGTTGAACATTTGCCGCACGTTTGATATTCCGTCGCCCGAAGGGTTTGACGTACTCCGGTACGAAGCTCTGCAGGCAGAGGCTCGCAAGGAGTACCGTTTGCTGGAAGTCTCTCTTGTACCTCCTGCCTCATTTCGAAAGGCACCACCCCATGTTGGCTGA
- a CDS encoding DUF72 domain-containing protein, translated as MELFVGTSGYSYKEWKGNFYPEDLSDKEFLHYYGTQLNSVEINNTFYRLPTESVMKGWGEQVPAGFRFSVKASQRITHIKRLKDVGDETEYLIRVARTLDDKFGVVLFQLPPNMKKDLNRLGQFFKLLAGDVKVAVEFRHVSWFDDETFDLLKENNASLCIADFDEKLEVPFVSTANWGYLRLRREGYTAAELKKWMKRVKDQDWKTAFVFFKHEDAGIGPKLATQFGKLTG; from the coding sequence ATGGAACTCTTTGTCGGCACAAGCGGCTATAGCTACAAGGAATGGAAGGGCAACTTCTATCCGGAAGACCTTTCCGACAAGGAGTTTCTGCACTATTACGGAACACAACTCAACTCGGTAGAAATCAACAACACGTTCTACCGCCTTCCTACTGAGAGCGTGATGAAGGGATGGGGAGAACAAGTGCCTGCGGGGTTTCGGTTCTCCGTCAAAGCCTCCCAACGCATCACTCATATCAAACGACTCAAAGACGTTGGCGATGAAACAGAATACCTGATACGGGTGGCCCGGACGCTCGACGATAAATTTGGCGTCGTCCTTTTTCAACTCCCCCCAAACATGAAAAAGGATCTCAACCGTCTCGGGCAATTCTTCAAGTTGCTTGCAGGCGATGTGAAAGTTGCTGTTGAATTCCGGCATGTGTCGTGGTTTGATGATGAGACGTTCGACCTGCTCAAAGAGAATAATGCCTCTCTGTGCATTGCCGACTTTGATGAGAAGCTTGAAGTCCCATTCGTCAGTACCGCCAACTGGGGTTACCTTCGTTTGCGGCGTGAGGGATATACGGCAGCCGAACTGAAGAAGTGGATGAAGCGTGTGAAAGACCAGGATTGGAAAACGGCATTCGTCTTCTTCAAACATGAAGATGCCGGCATAGGCCCCAAGCTGGCAACCCAGTTCGGAAAGTTGACCGGGTAG
- a CDS encoding dienelactone hydrolase family protein, giving the protein MRWFIFVLALLFVVGPLQAEIKGEEVEYSTDGVTMKGYLAYDASVDGKRPAILVVHEWWGHNEYARNRARMLAELGYTALALDMYGDGKTAEHPEDAGKFSGEVFANLPVAKERFLAALELLKKHETVNDSKIGAIGYCFGGGIVLAMARMGVDVKGVVSFHGSLGTQEPAKAGTVKAKVLVCNGADDPFVPKSDIDAIKKEMKDAKVDFTLKSYAGAVHSFTNPEADEKGKAFNLPLAYNAKADADSWNDMKAFFKKAFAK; this is encoded by the coding sequence ATGCGATGGTTCATTTTCGTTCTCGCGCTGTTGTTCGTTGTTGGCCCGCTTCAGGCGGAAATAAAGGGGGAAGAAGTCGAATACTCGACGGACGGAGTGACAATGAAGGGTTACCTTGCGTATGACGCATCTGTTGATGGAAAGCGTCCGGCGATTCTTGTTGTGCATGAATGGTGGGGACACAACGAGTATGCTCGAAATCGGGCACGCATGTTGGCGGAGTTGGGATACACGGCGCTTGCGCTTGACATGTACGGCGACGGAAAGACGGCGGAGCATCCTGAGGATGCAGGCAAATTTTCTGGCGAGGTGTTTGCCAACCTGCCCGTTGCAAAAGAACGATTCCTCGCAGCACTCGAATTGCTGAAGAAGCACGAAACAGTCAACGATAGCAAGATTGGCGCAATCGGCTATTGTTTCGGCGGGGGCATTGTGCTCGCGATGGCCCGCATGGGTGTTGATGTGAAAGGCGTCGTCAGTTTTCACGGAAGTCTCGGCACGCAGGAACCCGCAAAAGCCGGAACCGTGAAAGCGAAGGTTCTCGTCTGCAACGGGGCGGATGATCCGTTCGTACCGAAATCCGATATTGACGCAATCAAGAAAGAAATGAAGGATGCGAAGGTGGACTTCACACTCAAGTCATACGCGGGAGCCGTCCATTCGTTCACGAATCCTGAAGCTGACGAAAAAGGGAAAGCGTTCAATCTGCCTCTCGCATACAACGCAAAGGCCGATGCCGATTCGTGGAACGACATGAAAGCGTTCTTCAAGAAGGCGTTCGCAAAATAG
- the ligD gene encoding non-homologous end-joining DNA ligase — MARTSQIAQVGKRKIELSNLQKVLYPDDHIVKAELIEYYLTIAPTILAHIKGRPLSLVRFPDGIDGEKFFQKNRPEWAPEWLEYVALGSGEEKKDYILATEAASLVWLANLACIELHQMHCRGPKYDTPDYFVFDLDPPETFTFPQVAELALELKEHIETYGYHPFVKTTGRRGLHILVPVEPKWTFEKVFQAAEAVAKPFVAEREKTTTLHLKKEYRKGRVFVDIFRNRPSQTIVAPYSVRGLPGASVSAPLTWDELPEIKRIAELNITSVIERVKQNGDPWEAIAAFAEPLHTEKKSTLKKKLPPSAKHKEPEMLEKYKQKRTFEKTPEPVPAVALGEGNAFVVHRHHASRLHYDLRLEQDGVLKSWAVPKGLPPRPGVMRLSVATEDHPLEYLNFEGKIPKGQYGGGEMWVYARGKYAITKEKKNGFYFRLQSKEVNAEYRTHQTKGNEWLLERVDPPQVDWLREPIEPMLAGSADKPPASGDHLYEVKWDGIRALISLDDGQLTIRTRNKMDITSRFPELLVPEQAFRATTALFDAEIVCLDAAGKPVFKNVIHRMQQTAEGSIERARAKYPAVCYVFDCLYLDGRPIMNEPLVRRRTWMADAIKRDTPYRVSEVVEDGKALFHAAAAMGLEGIMAKEKSSVYQPGKRTTGWLKIKTRQTTECFIIGYTKGKGNRESEFGALHLAQAENGNLRYVGKVGTGFDAKMMKEIYGELKSVKTIKRPVKEKPLDDASSTYIEPKLFCEVQYASWTKDKMLREPVFVRMRPDM; from the coding sequence ATGGCACGAACATCACAAATAGCGCAAGTCGGTAAACGCAAGATTGAACTCTCCAATCTACAGAAAGTCCTCTACCCCGACGACCACATCGTCAAGGCGGAATTGATTGAGTACTACTTGACGATTGCCCCGACAATTCTTGCGCACATCAAGGGGCGTCCGCTTTCGTTGGTAAGATTTCCGGATGGAATTGATGGGGAGAAGTTTTTTCAGAAGAACCGCCCCGAGTGGGCGCCGGAATGGCTTGAGTATGTTGCGCTCGGGAGTGGTGAGGAGAAGAAGGACTACATTCTCGCCACCGAAGCGGCATCGCTTGTCTGGCTTGCAAATCTTGCATGCATCGAACTGCATCAAATGCATTGCCGCGGCCCGAAGTATGACACGCCCGATTATTTTGTGTTCGATTTGGATCCGCCGGAGACATTCACCTTCCCGCAAGTCGCTGAGCTCGCGCTTGAGTTGAAGGAACATATCGAAACGTACGGCTATCATCCCTTCGTGAAAACGACAGGGCGGAGAGGCTTGCATATTCTCGTCCCCGTCGAGCCGAAATGGACTTTTGAGAAAGTGTTTCAGGCCGCTGAGGCTGTAGCAAAGCCCTTCGTAGCGGAACGTGAGAAAACAACAACGCTACACCTCAAGAAGGAGTATCGCAAAGGCCGTGTCTTCGTTGATATTTTCCGCAACCGGCCGTCGCAAACTATTGTCGCCCCGTATAGCGTGCGCGGCCTGCCCGGCGCCTCGGTTTCCGCACCGCTGACGTGGGATGAGCTGCCGGAGATCAAGCGTATCGCGGAACTGAACATCACTTCGGTAATCGAGCGCGTGAAGCAAAACGGCGACCCGTGGGAGGCCATTGCAGCATTTGCCGAACCTTTGCACACGGAAAAGAAATCCACCCTGAAAAAGAAGCTTCCGCCTTCCGCAAAACACAAAGAACCGGAGATGTTAGAAAAGTACAAGCAGAAACGGACTTTTGAGAAAACGCCCGAGCCGGTTCCCGCAGTCGCGTTGGGAGAAGGAAATGCATTCGTCGTTCACCGGCATCATGCATCGCGACTGCATTATGATTTGCGGTTAGAACAGGATGGCGTGTTGAAATCGTGGGCAGTGCCGAAGGGCCTGCCACCGCGGCCGGGTGTTATGCGGCTTTCGGTCGCAACGGAGGATCACCCTCTCGAGTATCTGAATTTTGAGGGGAAGATTCCCAAGGGACAGTACGGCGGCGGCGAGATGTGGGTATATGCCCGCGGGAAGTACGCAATCACAAAAGAGAAGAAGAACGGATTCTACTTCCGCCTTCAAAGCAAGGAAGTCAATGCCGAGTACCGAACGCATCAGACAAAAGGGAACGAGTGGCTTCTTGAACGTGTGGATCCGCCGCAGGTTGATTGGCTGCGTGAGCCGATCGAGCCGATGCTTGCAGGCAGCGCCGACAAACCGCCTGCTTCCGGCGACCATCTGTATGAAGTGAAATGGGATGGCATCCGCGCATTGATTTCGTTGGATGATGGACAACTGACGATCCGAACCAGAAACAAGATGGATATTACGAGCCGATTTCCCGAGTTGCTTGTTCCCGAGCAGGCGTTTCGTGCAACGACTGCCTTGTTTGATGCGGAGATTGTTTGTCTTGATGCAGCCGGAAAGCCTGTCTTCAAAAACGTCATTCACCGGATGCAGCAGACTGCCGAAGGCTCAATCGAGCGGGCCCGCGCAAAGTATCCTGCTGTGTGTTACGTGTTCGACTGCCTGTATCTCGACGGCCGGCCCATCATGAACGAGCCGCTTGTTCGTCGCAGAACGTGGATGGCAGATGCCATCAAGCGCGATACGCCGTATCGCGTCAGCGAAGTTGTTGAGGACGGAAAAGCGTTGTTTCATGCCGCGGCAGCAATGGGATTGGAAGGTATCATGGCAAAGGAGAAAAGCAGCGTCTACCAGCCCGGCAAAAGAACGACGGGCTGGCTGAAGATCAAGACCCGTCAAACGACAGAGTGTTTCATTATCGGTTACACGAAAGGAAAAGGAAACCGTGAATCCGAATTCGGCGCGCTGCATCTCGCTCAAGCGGAAAACGGAAATTTGCGCTACGTCGGAAAAGTCGGTACCGGCTTCGACGCAAAGATGATGAAGGAGATTTACGGGGAACTGAAGTCCGTCAAAACCATCAAACGCCCGGTCAAAGAAAAGCCGCTCGACGATGCCTCTTCCACCTACATCGAACCGAAACTCTTCTGCGAAGTCCAGTACGCTTCATGGACGAAAGACAAGATGTTGCGCGAGCCGGTATTTGTGAGGATGAGACCGGATATGTAA